A single Pedobacter sp. PACM 27299 DNA region contains:
- a CDS encoding sensor histidine kinase translates to MKLSSKLILFITSSKLAVVLLFVFSLPYLVNRIVSEYTNYSLRNQQNKVIDVVQKNGIEHYLQGDDSYGSYTMLKEEYIALEPAAKNIHIDTIKTAQRVVERDTLTYKILIHTFKYDQKNYLLEIGKTISSINQYNKTLQKTALYVLMGLIALTLLIDLIFTRILIRPLGQIIKSKLINRKFPFKDYSPPVPTSTQDFKYLDESLILLMDQINEAFEKEREFTANASHELMTPIGILQNKMENLLGDENLPESVVLRIIEMMKTLSRLKKISNSLLLISRIENQQFVKSASVKPAVIINEVLEEINHRLLEQEIDLKVDLTINQTLKQVNQDLLFQLFYNLINNAIKYNVYQGSILITDGYTPENAYAITIQDTGIGIAEEDLDFIFDRFRKANLSENVGYGLGLSIVKSIALYHNIEIKLHSKVKEGSTFTLIFPAS, encoded by the coding sequence ATGAAATTATCATCAAAGCTCATCCTGTTTATCACCAGCTCAAAACTGGCTGTTGTCTTGCTGTTTGTATTTTCATTGCCTTACCTCGTGAACAGGATTGTCTCAGAATACACCAACTACTCTTTGAGAAATCAGCAAAATAAGGTCATTGATGTGGTGCAAAAGAACGGGATTGAACATTACCTGCAGGGCGATGATAGTTATGGTAGCTATACCATGCTTAAAGAAGAGTATATAGCACTGGAGCCCGCAGCCAAAAATATCCACATTGATACGATAAAAACTGCGCAGCGGGTCGTAGAGCGCGATACGCTAACCTATAAAATTCTGATCCATACCTTTAAATACGACCAGAAGAACTACCTGCTGGAGATTGGAAAAACCATTTCCAGTATCAACCAATACAACAAAACACTGCAAAAAACTGCCCTATATGTGCTGATGGGCCTCATCGCCCTCACCCTATTAATTGATTTGATCTTTACCAGAATCCTCATCAGGCCTTTAGGTCAGATCATTAAGAGTAAACTGATCAATAGAAAATTTCCTTTTAAAGATTATTCTCCTCCGGTGCCCACTTCCACCCAGGATTTTAAATACCTGGATGAATCCCTGATTCTTTTGATGGACCAGATCAACGAGGCTTTTGAAAAAGAAAGAGAATTTACCGCCAATGCTTCTCATGAACTCATGACTCCAATCGGCATCCTTCAAAATAAAATGGAAAACTTATTGGGAGATGAAAATCTTCCGGAAAGTGTGGTGCTGAGAATTATTGAGATGATGAAAACATTAAGCCGCCTCAAGAAGATCTCCAATTCCCTCCTGTTGATCTCCAGAATTGAGAACCAGCAGTTTGTGAAATCCGCCAGCGTCAAACCTGCTGTGATCATTAATGAAGTATTAGAAGAGATCAATCACCGCCTACTGGAACAGGAAATCGACCTTAAAGTAGACCTAACCATAAATCAGACCTTAAAGCAGGTCAATCAGGATTTACTCTTTCAGTTGTTCTACAACCTGATCAATAACGCCATTAAATACAATGTTTATCAAGGAAGCATCCTGATCACAGACGGCTATACCCCTGAAAATGCCTATGCCATCACCATTCAGGATACCGGAATTGGTATTGCCGAAGAAGATCTGGATTTCATCTTTGATCGGTTTAGAAAAGCAAACCTTTCTGAAAATGTAGGTTATGGTCTTGGCCTTTCTATTGTTAAAAGTATTGCCCTTTATCATAATATTGAAATCAAGCTGCACTCTAAAGTAAAAGAAGGCAGTACCTTCACGCTTATCTTTCCAGCCAGCTAA
- a CDS encoding BlaI/MecI/CopY family transcriptional regulator: protein MRELTKAEEQVMLILWEIKEGLTKDVIEKMDPPKPAYNTVSTVIRVLEGKGFIDHRAVGNTHIYFPVITEDQYKHFAFDKVMNNYFENSYESLVSFLVKEKNMDMEALDELIQMAEQLKNKK, encoded by the coding sequence ATGAGAGAACTTACAAAAGCAGAAGAACAGGTCATGTTGATTTTATGGGAAATAAAGGAAGGCTTAACTAAAGACGTGATTGAAAAAATGGATCCACCTAAACCCGCTTATAATACGGTATCTACTGTGATCAGGGTATTAGAGGGCAAAGGTTTTATCGATCACAGAGCCGTTGGAAATACACATATTTATTTCCCGGTCATCACAGAAGACCAATATAAGCACTTTGCATTCGATAAAGTGATGAACAATTACTTTGAAAACTCTTATGAAAGCTTAGTATCCTTTTTAGTAAAAGAGAAAAACATGGATATGGAGGCGCTTGACGAATTAATTCAAATGGCAGAGCAACTTAAAAACAAGAAATGA